A single Argentina anserina chromosome 7, drPotAnse1.1, whole genome shotgun sequence DNA region contains:
- the LOC126803306 gene encoding cell number regulator 6 produces the protein MADGSAQSKYVKLTREQEAPAEDINPGELNQPIEIPQLIVERCLECGQPLPERYQPPADEDWTTGICGCTQDPESCWTGLFCPCVLFGRNVETIREEIPWNNACVCHALCVEGGIAVAAATAFFHGVDPKTSVLICETLLFAWWMCAIYTGLFRQSLQKKYHLKDSPCDPCMVHCCLHWCALCQEHREMKGHLSDSSSMAMTVVNPPPVQEMNSGEKKDDTAAESSSEENTSKELALQPV, from the exons ATGGCCGATGGGAGTGCGCAATCTAAGTACGTGAAGCTGACCAGGGAACAAGAGGCGCCAGCAGAGGATATTAACCCTGGAGAGCTCAACCAGCCCATTGAAATTCCTCAG TTAATTGTTGAGAGGTGTCTGGAATGTGGGCAACCTCTGCCTGAAAGATACCAGCCCCCAGCTGATGAAGATTGGACAACTGGGATATGTGGCTGCACTCAAGATCCTGAAAGTT GCTGGACAGGACTTTTTTGCCCATGTGTGTTGTTTGGGCGTAACGTTGAAACAATACGAGAAGAAATTCCATGGAATAATGCCTGTGTTTGCCATGCCTTGTGTGTTGAAGGGGGTATTGCAGTTGCAGCTGCAACAGCATTCTTTCATGGTGTTGATCCTAAGACGTCAGTTCTCATCTGTGAGACATTGCTTTTTGCCTGGTGGATGTGTGCAATCTACACCGGTCTGTTTAGGCAGTCATTGCAAAAGAAATATCATCTCAAG GATTCACCATGTGATCCATGCATGGTGCACTGCTGCCTGCACTGGTGTGCTTTGTGTCAAGAGCACAGGGAGATGAAGGGTCACTTGTCTGATTCTTCAAGCATGGCAATGACTGTTGTTAACCCGCCTCCAGTTCAAGAGATGAACTCTGGTGAGAAGAAGGACGACACTGCTGCAGAGTCTTCCAGTGAAGAAAACACCAGTAAGGAGCTGGCGCTGCAGCCTGTGTAG
- the LOC126803301 gene encoding elongation factor G-1, mitochondrial-like has translation MPRFPRFSTPRLLYSLHTSKSPPSPSSSLLLGSSLLRHFSAGGNLARAKDDKEVWWAEVMARLRNIGISAHIDSGKTTLTERILYYTGKIHEIHEVRGRDGVGAKMDSMDLEREKGITIQSAATYCTWNGFQINIIDTPGHVDFTIEVERALRVLDGAILVLCSVGGVQSQSITVDRQMKRYEVPRIAFINKLDRMGADPWKVLNQMRSKLRHHAAALQLPIGLEDDFKGLIDLVHLKAMYFHGSSGQEIVIEDIPSDMEALVAEKRRELIEIVSEVDDQLAEAFLEDVPITSTDLEEAVRRATIARKFIPVFMGSAFKNKGVQPLLNGVLGYLPCPTEVSNYALDQTKDEEKVILGGTPDGPLVALAFKLEEGHFGQLTFLRIYEGVIRKGDFIFNINTGKKLKVPRLVRMHSDEMEDIQEAHAGQIVAVFGVDCASGDTFTDGSVKYTMTSMNVPEPVMSLAVQPVSKDSGGQFSKALNRFQKEDPTFRVGLDPESGQTIISGMGELHLEVYVERIRREYKVDATVGKPRVNFRETVTQRADFDYLHKKQSGGQGQYGRVTGFIEPLPEGSTTKFEFENSIVGQAIPSNFIPAIEKGFKEAANSGSLIGHPVENVRIVLTDGASHAVDSSELAFKLAAIYAFRKCYAMAKPVILEPVMLVELKVPTEFQGTVAGDINKRKGVIIGNDQEGDDSVITAQVPLNNMFGYSTSLRSMTQGKGEFTMEYKEHSPVSHDVQAQLVNNYKGPNATE, from the exons aTGCCGCGCTTCCCCCGCTTCTCCACCCCGCGCCTCCTCTACTCCCTCCACACCTCCAAGTCTCCGCCGTCCCCTTcctcctccctcctcctcgGCTCCTCCCTCCTCCGCCACTTCTCCGCCGGGGGCAACCTCGCGCGCGCCAAGGACGACAAGGAGGTATGGTGGGCGGAGGTGATGGCCAGGCTCCGCAACATCGGAATCTCGGCACATATCGACTCCGGCAAGACGACTCTCACCGAGAGGATCCTATACTACACCGGAAAGATCCACGAGATTCACGAGGTCCGCGGCCGCGACGGCGTCGGCGCTAAAATGGACTCCATGGATTTGGAGCGGGAGAAGGGAATTACCATTCAGTCCGCCGCCACTTACTGCACTTGGAATGGTTTTCAG ATTAACATAATCGACACCCCTGGTCACGTTGATTTCACCATTGAGGTTGAGAGAGCTTTGCGTGTTCTTGATGGAGCCATCCTTGTCCTTTGTAGCGTTGGTGGTGTACAGAGTCAGTCAATTACTGTTGATCGgcagatgaaaagatacgagGTCCCAAGAATAGCATTTATAAACAAACTTGATCGAATGGGAGCGGATCCCTGGAAAGTTTTGAATCAG ATGAGGTCTAAGCTCCGGCATCATGCTGCTGCATTGCAACTTCCTATTGGGTTGGAAGATGATTTTAAGGGTCTTATTGATCTTGTGCATTTAAAAGCTATGTACTTTCATGGTTCTAGTGG TCAGGAAATTGTCATTGAAGATATTCCATCTGATATGGAGGCGTTAGTTGCAGAAAAAAGGCGTGAGCTGATTGAAATTGTTTCCGAAGTTGATGACCAACTTGCTGAAGCATTTCTCGAAGATGTGCCCATTACATCTACTGATCTAGAG GAAGCTGTGCGAAGAGCTACCATTGCAAGGAAATTTATACCTGTGTTCATGGGTAGTGCATTTAAAAATAAG GGTGTACAACCACTTTTGAATGGCGTACTTGGTTATTTGCCTTGTCCAACTGAAGTCAGTAACTATGCTCTTGACCAGACTAAGGATGAAGAGAAG GTTATACTAGGTGGAACTCCTGATGGACCTCTTGTAGCACTGGCCTTTAAATTGGAGGAAGGGCATTTTGGTCAGTTAACCTTTCTAAG AATCTATGAAGGTGTGATACGGAAGGGTGATTTCATTTTTAACATTAACACCGGCAAGAAGCTTAAG GTTCCTCGCTTGGTCCGGATGCATTCCGATGAGATGGAG GATATTCAAGAGGCGCATGCTGGGCAAATAGTTGCTGTATTTGGTGTGGATTGTGCATCAG GAGATACATTTACTGATGGTTCAGTTAAGTATACCATGACTTCTATGAATGTCCCTGAGCCGGTGATGTCATTAGCAGTTCAGCCAGTTTCAAAAGATTCGGGTGGACAA TTTTCGAAGGCTTTGAATCGATTTCAGAAAGAAGATCCTACCTTCCGTGTTGGCTTGGATCCTGAGAGTGGACAG ACAATCATATCGGGAATGGGAGAACTACATTTGGAAGTGTATGTTGAACGCATTCGGAGAGAATATAAG GTTGATGCAACTGTTGGGAAACCTCGCGTAAACTTCAGGGAGACAGTTACTCAACGTGCTGACTTTGATTATCTACATAAAAAGCAATCTGGAGGGCAGGGTCAGTATGGGCGTGTAACTGG ATTTATCGAGCCACTGCCTGAAGGatcaacaacaaaatttgaatttgagaacaGTATTGTGGGACAAGCTATACCATCAAATTTTATCCCAGCCATTGAGAAGGGTTTCAAAGAAGCAGCGAATTC GGGCTCATTAATTGGCCATCCAGTTGAAAATGTTCGCATTGTTTTAACTGATGGTGCTTCCCATGCTGTAGATTCTAGTGAACTTGCCTTCAAATTAGCTGCGATATATGCCTTCAGAAAG TGTTATGCGATGGCAAAGCCGGTGATATTGGAGCCTGTTATGTTGGTGGAGTTAAAAGTACCTACAGAATTTCAGGGTACTGTTGCCGGTGATATTAACAA GAGGAAAGGTGTCATTATTGGAAATGACCAGGAGGGGGATGACTCTGTTATCACGGCCCAA GTCCCTCTGAACAACATGTTTGGCTATTCGACGTCTCTTCGATCAATGACACAG GGAAAAGGTGAATTCACAATGGAGTACAAAGAGCACTCTCCTGTTTCCCATGATGTACAGGCGCAGTTAGTTAACAATTACAAGGGACCCAATGCCACTGAATAG
- the LOC126803300 gene encoding disease resistance protein RPV1-like isoform X1, producing the protein MDLVKADQEASSSKAYQSRRSYHVFLSFRGEETRNTFTDHLYSALVNAGFHTFRDEDELERGEGIRPELEKAIQQSRSSVIVFSKDYASSTWCLDELVMILEHKRTSDHVVLPVFYDVDPSDVRKQSGSVAMAFARHETKQSPEKLIQWRAALTEVSNLAGMVLQDQADRHESNFIKKIVNVIEAKLINPTPFSVTPYLIGFDHQVNTINLWLQDKYSDVGQCRILVLKGVGGVGKTTIAKVVYNSNFIRFEASSFLESIREISEQPNGLVQLQRQFLSNILNGRKLKIHSVSEGLKKIQDHVSSKSVLLVLDDVDHTDQLDALLGMEGYFCSRSKIIITTRRAGLLKLYNNVKEYPIETLNPPQSLELFSWHAFGWICPWYSYTELSKRVVEHTEGLPLALQILGSSLRGQMVDVWESQLQKLEAIPSNEILNRLRISYDSLEDDHDKNLFLHIACFFIGKSKDVIIRLLDECGFYTIVGIQNLIDRCLVTIDRDNKVMMHKMIRDMGRGIVHLESRYPEKRSRIWHHKDSLSVLRKKNGSETIEGLILDTHKLALETNAFTRMRGLIFLQLSGVDVIGSYEAFPERLRWLCWLEFPSSFIPISFPLRSLVVLEMQYSKLRQFSKGSKSFPSLKYLDLSHSKDLTEIGDFLMLPNLEKLIIEDCANLLKVHKSIVNLEKLDYLNMRDCKKIRKLPKNINKLKLLEVLIISGCSSLSKFPVEIGMMESLKALEANNISIGRLLAPIGKVKLWPGKSVNNFWFPSGIVQLRLRNCNLCDDIFPRDFGNLASLRYMDLGGNAISSLPDCIRNLSGLDCLDFGFCKNLKSLEGLPGVSEAIDATFCESLEKITFQSISCMPKKIEMFNFRSKLREIQFWFKIVSIEDEKEMIKILGLCNLECKEKIRMCTPDLSDGWNTDRPIQGLYEYGIFSTFVPENRPEFVRQFSYSNDVFQQSITVPVHPNLRIRGVNIYVNFMIGLTPLLITTSPIVVMVANATKNLTWIYVPSCYGKSRNSIAWLSHWKFGDQLEGGDEVIVYVFSPDNWVEVKELGVQIVHEEEKLSAEDNFAENGHDRDSVNDVIGGDLSELYQVWPGVYFFCGGPILHRRQLYVDWLMQWPAIMDRQHKGGNLTRGPWVDAFP; encoded by the exons ATGGATCTTGTTAAAGCTGATCAAGAAGCCTCCTCTTCCAAAGCATATCAATCTCGACGTAGTTACCACGTTTTCTTGAGCTTCCGAGGtgaagaaactcgcaacacTTTCACCGATCACCTCTATTCAGCCTTGGTCAACGCAGGATTTCACACTTTCCGAGATGAAGATGAACTGGAGAGAGGAGAAGGAATCCGGCCGGAACTGGAGAAAGCAATCCAACAGTCACGAAGTTCTGTTATTGTGTTTTCTAAAGACTACGCATCTTCTACATGGTGCCTCGACGAGCTTGTCATGATTCTTGAACATAAGAGGACCTCCGATCATGTAGTTTTACCAGTATTCTACGATGTTGATCCATCAGATGTGAGGAAACAGAGTGGAAGCGTTGCAATGGCATTTGCTAGACATGAGACAAAACAATCTCCGGAGAAGTTGATTCAGTGGAGGGCAGCACTTACAGAAGTCTCAAATCTGGCAGGCATGGTGCTACAAGATCAAGCTGATAG GCACGAgtcaaattttatcaaaaaaatTGTTAACGTGATTGAAGCCAAGCTAATTAATCCCACGCCCTTCAGTGTTACTCCCTACCTGATTGGATTTGATCATCAAGTCAACACCATTAACTTATGGCTACAAGATAAATACTCAGATGTTGGCCAATGCCGTATATTGGTACTGAAGGGGGTTGGTGGAGTAGGAAAGACAACCATTGCAAAAGTTGTTTATAATTCCAATTTTATAAGATTTGAAGCAAGCAGTTTTCTTGAAAGTATAAGAGAAATTTCAGAACAACCCAATGGCTTAGTTCAGCTTCAAAGACAATTTCTTTCTAACATTTTGAATGggagaaaattgaaaattcacaGCGTCAGTGAGGGCCTCAAAAAGATTCAAGATCACGTTAGCTCTAAAAgtgttcttcttgttcttgatgATGTGGATCATACGGACCAATTAGATGCACTACTTGGGATGGAAGGCTACTTCTGTTCAAGAAGTAAAATCATTATAACAACAAGACGTGCAGGGTTGCTCAAGCTTTATAACAATGTTAAGGAGTATCCTATTGAAACTTTAAACCCTCCTCAGTCACTGGAACTCTTTTCTTGGCATGCGTTTGGCTGGATCTGTCCATGGTATAGTTACACGGAACTTTCGAAAAGGGTAGTTGAACACACAGAAGGACTTCCATTAGCTCTGCAAATTTTGGGTTCTTCTCTAAGAGGACAAATGGTCGATGTTTGGGAAAGTCAATTACAGAAATTGGAAGCTATTCCCAGCAATGAAATCCTAAATAGGCTGAGAATAAGCTACGACTCCTTAGAAGATGACCACGACAAAAATTTATTTCTCCATATTGCATGTTTCTTTATTGGAAAGAGCAAGGATGTCATCATCAGGCTATTAGATGAATGCGGGTTCTACACAATTGTTGGCATTCAAAATCTCATTGATAGGTGTCTAGTGACCATTGATCGAGATAACAAGGTGATGATGCATAAAATGATCCGAGACATGGGCAGAGGAATTGTTCACCTGGAATCAAGGTATCCTGAGAAACGTAGTAGAATATGGCACCATAAGGATTCTCTGAGTGTATTGAGAAAAAAGAAT GGTTCGGAAACAATTGAAGGTCTAATCTTGGATACACACAAGTTGGCCTTGGAAACCAATGCATTTACTAGGATGCGCGGATTAATATTCCTCCAACTTAGTGGTGTAGATGTCATTGGTTCTTACGAAGCATTTCCTGAAAGATTGAGATGGTTGTGCTGGCTTGAATTTCCTTCGAGTTTCATACCGATCAGTTTTCCTCTGAGGAGCCTGGTTGTTCTTGAAATGCAATACAGCAAATTGAGACAATTCTCAAAGGGTTcaaaa TCATTTCCATCACTAAAATACCTTGATCTCAGTCATTCCAAAGACCTTACTGAAATAGGTGATTTCTTGATGCTCCCTAATTTAGAGAAATTGATCATTGAAGATTGTGCAAATTTGCTCAAAGTCCACAAATCCATCGTAAACCTAGAGAAGCTAGATTACTTGAATATGAGAGATTGCAAAAAAATCAGGAAGCTTCCAAAGAACATTAACAAGCTGAAATTACTGGAAGTGCTTATCATATCTGGCTGCTCAAGTCTTAGCAAATTTCCAGTTGAGATCGGGATGATGGAATCTCTTAAAGCGTTGGAAGCCAATAACATTTCAATAGGTCGGTTACTAGCTCCCATTGGGAAGGTCAAATTATGGCCAGGAAAGAGTGTAAATAACTTTTGGTTTCCCTCCGGTATAGTTCAGTTGAGACTCAGAAACTGCAATCTGTGTGATGATATCTTTCCCAGAGACTTCGGTAACCTAGCCTCACTGAGATATATGGATCTAGGGGGTAATGCAATCTCTAGCTTACCAGATTGCATCAGGAACCTTAGCGGGCTTGATTGTCTTGATTTCGGGTTTTGTAAAAATCTCAAATCGCTTGAAGGGTTACCAGGAGTGAGTGAAGCCATAGATGCGACCTTTTGCGAGTCGTTGGAAAAAATTACATTTCAATCAATCTCGTGCATGccaaagaaaattgaaatgtTCAACTTCAGGTCCAAACTACGTGAGATCCAGTTCTGGTTCAAGATAGTATCCATTgaagatgaaaaagaaatGATTAAGATTTTGGGCTTGTGTAACTTGGAATGCAAGGAAAAGATTAGGATGTGTACCCCTGATTTGTCTGATGGGTGGAATACAGATCGTCCCATCCAG GGACTCTATGAATATGGTATATTTAGCACATTTGTTCCTGAAAACAGACCGGAGTTTGTACGACAATTCAGCTACAGTAATGATGTATTCCAACAATCTATAACTGTCCCTGTGCACCCTAATCTCAGGATTCGAGGTGTCAACATATACGTGAATTTTATGATCGGACTGACGCCTCTTTTAATTACTACCAGTCCAATAGTTGTAATGGTCGCTAATGCTACTAAGAATCTGACCTGGATCTATGTACCTTCATGCTACGGCAAGTCCCGCAACAGCATTGCGTGGTTAAGCCACTGGAAGTTTGGGGATCAATTGGAAGGTGGCGATGAGGTgattgtttacgtattttcGCCGGATAATTGGGTGGAGGTAAAAGAGCTTGGCGTCCAGATTGTGCATGAGGAAGAGAAGCTGAGTGCCGAAGACAACTTCGCTGAAAATGGTCATGATCGAGATAGTGTTAATGATGTGATTGGTGGAGATTTGTCCGAACTATATCAGGTGTGGCCAGGagtgtattttttttgtggCGGACCTATATTACATCGAAGACAACTATATGTTGATTGGCTAATGCAATGGCCAGCAATCATGGATAGACAACAT AAGGGCGGCAATCTTACAAGGGGTCCATGGGTTGATGCATTCCCCTAA
- the LOC126803300 gene encoding disease resistance protein RPV1-like isoform X2: MDLVKADQEASSSKAYQSRRSYHVFLSFRGEETRNTFTDHLYSALVNAGFHTFRDEDELERGEGIRPELEKAIQQSRSSVIVFSKDYASSTWCLDELVMILEHKRTSDHVVLPVFYDVDPSDVRKQSGSVAMAFARHETKQSPEKLIQWRAALTEVSNLAGMVLQDQADRHESNFIKKIVNVIEAKLINPTPFSVTPYLIGFDHQVNTINLWLQDKYSDVGQCRILVLKGVGGVGKTTIAKVVYNSNFIRFEASSFLESIREISEQPNGLVQLQRQFLSNILNGRKLKIHSVSEGLKKIQDHVSSKSVLLVLDDVDHTDQLDALLGMEGYFCSRSKIIITTRRAGLLKLYNNVKEYPIETLNPPQSLELFSWHAFGWICPWYSYTELSKRVVEHTEGLPLALQILGSSLRGQMVDVWESQLQKLEAIPSNEILNRLRISYDSLEDDHDKNLFLHIACFFIGKSKDVIIRLLDECGFYTIVGIQNLIDRCLVTIDRDNKVMMHKMIRDMGRGIVHLESRYPEKRSRIWHHKDSLSVLRKKNGSETIEGLILDTHKLALETNAFTRMRGLIFLQLSGVDVIGSYEAFPERLRWLCWLEFPSSFIPISFPLRSLVVLEMQYSKLRQFSKGSKSFPSLKYLDLSHSKDLTEIGDFLMLPNLEKLIIEDCANLLKVHKSIVNLEKLDYLNMRDCKKIRKLPKNINKLKLLEVLIISGCSSLSKFPVEIGMMESLKALEANNISIGRLLAPIGKVKLWPGKSVNNFWFPSGIVQLRLRNCNLCDDIFPRDFGNLASLRYMDLGGNAISSLPDCIRNLSGLDCLDFGFCKNLKSLEGLPGVSEAIDATFCESLEKITFQSISCMPKKIEMFNFRSKLREIQFWFKIVSIEDEKEMIKILGLCNLECKEKIRMCTPDLSDGWNTDRPIQDSRCQHIREFYDRTDASFNYYQSNSCNGR; encoded by the exons ATGGATCTTGTTAAAGCTGATCAAGAAGCCTCCTCTTCCAAAGCATATCAATCTCGACGTAGTTACCACGTTTTCTTGAGCTTCCGAGGtgaagaaactcgcaacacTTTCACCGATCACCTCTATTCAGCCTTGGTCAACGCAGGATTTCACACTTTCCGAGATGAAGATGAACTGGAGAGAGGAGAAGGAATCCGGCCGGAACTGGAGAAAGCAATCCAACAGTCACGAAGTTCTGTTATTGTGTTTTCTAAAGACTACGCATCTTCTACATGGTGCCTCGACGAGCTTGTCATGATTCTTGAACATAAGAGGACCTCCGATCATGTAGTTTTACCAGTATTCTACGATGTTGATCCATCAGATGTGAGGAAACAGAGTGGAAGCGTTGCAATGGCATTTGCTAGACATGAGACAAAACAATCTCCGGAGAAGTTGATTCAGTGGAGGGCAGCACTTACAGAAGTCTCAAATCTGGCAGGCATGGTGCTACAAGATCAAGCTGATAG GCACGAgtcaaattttatcaaaaaaatTGTTAACGTGATTGAAGCCAAGCTAATTAATCCCACGCCCTTCAGTGTTACTCCCTACCTGATTGGATTTGATCATCAAGTCAACACCATTAACTTATGGCTACAAGATAAATACTCAGATGTTGGCCAATGCCGTATATTGGTACTGAAGGGGGTTGGTGGAGTAGGAAAGACAACCATTGCAAAAGTTGTTTATAATTCCAATTTTATAAGATTTGAAGCAAGCAGTTTTCTTGAAAGTATAAGAGAAATTTCAGAACAACCCAATGGCTTAGTTCAGCTTCAAAGACAATTTCTTTCTAACATTTTGAATGggagaaaattgaaaattcacaGCGTCAGTGAGGGCCTCAAAAAGATTCAAGATCACGTTAGCTCTAAAAgtgttcttcttgttcttgatgATGTGGATCATACGGACCAATTAGATGCACTACTTGGGATGGAAGGCTACTTCTGTTCAAGAAGTAAAATCATTATAACAACAAGACGTGCAGGGTTGCTCAAGCTTTATAACAATGTTAAGGAGTATCCTATTGAAACTTTAAACCCTCCTCAGTCACTGGAACTCTTTTCTTGGCATGCGTTTGGCTGGATCTGTCCATGGTATAGTTACACGGAACTTTCGAAAAGGGTAGTTGAACACACAGAAGGACTTCCATTAGCTCTGCAAATTTTGGGTTCTTCTCTAAGAGGACAAATGGTCGATGTTTGGGAAAGTCAATTACAGAAATTGGAAGCTATTCCCAGCAATGAAATCCTAAATAGGCTGAGAATAAGCTACGACTCCTTAGAAGATGACCACGACAAAAATTTATTTCTCCATATTGCATGTTTCTTTATTGGAAAGAGCAAGGATGTCATCATCAGGCTATTAGATGAATGCGGGTTCTACACAATTGTTGGCATTCAAAATCTCATTGATAGGTGTCTAGTGACCATTGATCGAGATAACAAGGTGATGATGCATAAAATGATCCGAGACATGGGCAGAGGAATTGTTCACCTGGAATCAAGGTATCCTGAGAAACGTAGTAGAATATGGCACCATAAGGATTCTCTGAGTGTATTGAGAAAAAAGAAT GGTTCGGAAACAATTGAAGGTCTAATCTTGGATACACACAAGTTGGCCTTGGAAACCAATGCATTTACTAGGATGCGCGGATTAATATTCCTCCAACTTAGTGGTGTAGATGTCATTGGTTCTTACGAAGCATTTCCTGAAAGATTGAGATGGTTGTGCTGGCTTGAATTTCCTTCGAGTTTCATACCGATCAGTTTTCCTCTGAGGAGCCTGGTTGTTCTTGAAATGCAATACAGCAAATTGAGACAATTCTCAAAGGGTTcaaaa TCATTTCCATCACTAAAATACCTTGATCTCAGTCATTCCAAAGACCTTACTGAAATAGGTGATTTCTTGATGCTCCCTAATTTAGAGAAATTGATCATTGAAGATTGTGCAAATTTGCTCAAAGTCCACAAATCCATCGTAAACCTAGAGAAGCTAGATTACTTGAATATGAGAGATTGCAAAAAAATCAGGAAGCTTCCAAAGAACATTAACAAGCTGAAATTACTGGAAGTGCTTATCATATCTGGCTGCTCAAGTCTTAGCAAATTTCCAGTTGAGATCGGGATGATGGAATCTCTTAAAGCGTTGGAAGCCAATAACATTTCAATAGGTCGGTTACTAGCTCCCATTGGGAAGGTCAAATTATGGCCAGGAAAGAGTGTAAATAACTTTTGGTTTCCCTCCGGTATAGTTCAGTTGAGACTCAGAAACTGCAATCTGTGTGATGATATCTTTCCCAGAGACTTCGGTAACCTAGCCTCACTGAGATATATGGATCTAGGGGGTAATGCAATCTCTAGCTTACCAGATTGCATCAGGAACCTTAGCGGGCTTGATTGTCTTGATTTCGGGTTTTGTAAAAATCTCAAATCGCTTGAAGGGTTACCAGGAGTGAGTGAAGCCATAGATGCGACCTTTTGCGAGTCGTTGGAAAAAATTACATTTCAATCAATCTCGTGCATGccaaagaaaattgaaatgtTCAACTTCAGGTCCAAACTACGTGAGATCCAGTTCTGGTTCAAGATAGTATCCATTgaagatgaaaaagaaatGATTAAGATTTTGGGCTTGTGTAACTTGGAATGCAAGGAAAAGATTAGGATGTGTACCCCTGATTTGTCTGATGGGTGGAATACAGATCGTCCCATCCAG GATTCGAGGTGTCAACATATACGTGAATTTTATGATCGGACTGACGCCTCTTTTAATTACTACCAGTCCAATAGTTGTAATGGTCGCTAA